A region from the Prionailurus viverrinus isolate Anna chromosome E2, UM_Priviv_1.0, whole genome shotgun sequence genome encodes:
- the LOC125153317 gene encoding galectin-7-like — protein MAGSSNVPHKMSLPEGIRVGTVMRIRGVVPEKAGRFYVNLLCGEGPGGEAALHFNPRLDESTVVFNSLEQGTWGREERGSGIPFQHGQPFDVLLIATEEGFKAVVGDSEYHHFRYRIPPARVRLLEVGGDLQLQSVKIF, from the exons ATGGCGGGAAGCTCT AACGTGCCCCACAAGATGTCGCTGCCCGAGGGCATCCGGGTGGGCACCGTGATGAGGATTCGCGGCGTCGTCCCGGAAAAGGCCGGCAG GTTCTATGTGAACCTGCTGTGCGGCGAGGGGCCGGGCGGGGAGGCTGCCCTCCATTTCAACCCGCGGCTGGACGAGTCCACGGTGGTCTTCAACAGCCtggagcagggcacctggggccGGGAGGAGCGCGGCTCAGGCATTCCCTTCCAGCATGGGCAGCCCTTCGACGTGCTCCTCATCGCCACCGAAGAAGGGTTCAAG GCGGTGGTCGGCGACTCGGAGTACCACCACTTCCGCTACCGGATCCCGCCGGCGCGCGTGCGCCTCCTGGAGGTGGGCGGGGACCTGCAGCTGCAGTCGGTGAAGATCTTCTGA